One genomic segment of Sminthopsis crassicaudata isolate SCR6 chromosome 2, ASM4859323v1, whole genome shotgun sequence includes these proteins:
- the SCAMP2 gene encoding secretory carrier-associated membrane protein 2: MSAFDTNPFADPVDVNPFQDPSVTQLTNPPQGGLAEFNPFSENSRLTHAATTVPATQATGPSQPAVLQPSVEPTPQALASAGQAGLLQQQEELERKAAELDRKERELQNAAANLHVRPNNWPPLPAGCPIKPCFYQDFSAEIPADYQRTCKMLYYLWMLHSVTLLLNLLACLASFYAHDYRGVDFGLSILWFVLFTPCAFICWYRPIYKAFRSDNSFSFFVFFFVFFCQIAIYVIQLVGLPGWGNSGWITAVSTVKADSPIAVSVIMMVVAGFFTLCAVLSLFLLKRVHSLYRRTGASFQQAQEEFSQGIFASRTFRNTAAGAARGAFQGN, from the exons GATCCGTCTGTGACCCAGCTGACCAATCCTCCTCAGGGTGGCCTGGCTGAATTCAACCCTTTCTCAGAGAATTCCCGGCTG ACTCATGCAGCCACGACAGTCCCAGCCACCCAGGCCACGGGGCCCTCCCAGCCTGCAGTCCTCCAGCCCTCAGTGGAACCAACCCCCCAG GCACTGGCCTCTGCCGGCCAGGCTGGACTGTTGCAGCAGCAGGAGGAGCTGGAGAGGAAGGCTGCCGAGCTGGACAGGAAGGAGCGCGAGCTGCAGAATGCCGCAGCCAACCTGCACG TGAGGCCGAACAACTGGCCCCCACTGCCCGCCGGCTGCCCCATCAAGCCCTGCTTCTACCAGGATTTCTCTGCAGAGATCCCAGCTGATTACCAGCGAACATGTAAAATGCTGTATTACCTCTggatgt TGCATTCAGTGACTTTGCTCCTGAATCTTCTTGCCTGCCTGGCCTCGTTCTATGCTCACGATTATAGGGGGGTTGACTTTGGCCTCTCCATCCTGTGGTTTGTGCTCTTCACCCCCTGTGCCTTCATCTGTTGGTACCGACCCATCTACAAGGCCTTCAG GTCTGACAACTCCTTCAGCTTCTTCGTGTTCTTCTTTGTGTTCTTCTGCCAAATCGCCATCTACGTCATACAGCTCGTGGGCCTCCCGGGCTGGGGAAACAG TGGCTGGATCACTGCTGTGTCCACAGTGAAGGCTGACTCGCCCATCGCCGTGTCAGTCATCATGATGGTGGTGGCTGGCTTCTTCACCCTCTGTGCtgtcctctccctcttcctgctGAAGCGG GTGCACTCCCTGTACCGACGCACGGGCGCCAGCTTCCAGCAGGCCCAGGAGGAGTTCTCCCAGGGCATCTTCGCCAGCAGGACCTTCCGAAACACAGCAGCTGGTGCTGCCCGAGGAGCATTCCAGGGAAATTAG